The Salvelinus alpinus chromosome 10, SLU_Salpinus.1, whole genome shotgun sequence genome includes the window TATCCCATACTATCTATTTTCGCATACCTCAAAAGCCTACTATTTAGAACGCAAGTACGTGTATTCGGAAACATCTAATTTCCCCTTGCAGGGTTAATAAAGTGATTTCAGTTGTCATTTTCTATCTCCTGTAATTCCCAGTTTATCATCTTGGTGGTGGACAGCACAGACCgagagaggctggtgatctcTAAAGAGGAGCTCTACAAGATGTTGGCTCATGAGGTTCGTATATTAACCCGCAGTACTCTGACCTTCATTCACACGCATGCTGGCACAGAAAACTGGGGGAAACCACACAGAACTAGTCTTATCTTATCTCTGTAATTGATATTTTTTTGCTAGCCTAAAAAAAACAAGGAGCTTGTCTCACAAGTCCACATGAATGATTCCTCGTTCCCTCCCTGTCACATTGTTCAGTGGAAGTTTCCGTTGTGcttggttgcgtcccaaatggtgcccttttccctatatagagccattaGGTTCTAGTCAAAATGCATGCACTaaaaagggaatagagtgccagttGGGACGCATGTGTTGTAGTGGAAGTTGCATTGTTCTCTTTGCCCCTTTCTTCCCAGGACCTAAGAAAGGCAGCTTTGTTGATATTTGCCAACAAGCAGGATATGAAGGACTGCATGTCGGCGGCGGAAATCTCCAAATACCTCACCCTCAGCTCCATCAAAGACCACCCCTGGCACATCCAGTCGTGCTGTGCGCTCACAGGAGAAGGGTGAGAGGGGCCTTGGCATcacgcggacacacacacaaccttaacACTGTCCCATTCCTTTCTATAGCCTATGTGATTCGCCTCTTAACATTACTTCTTCTGAAACTTCAAAAGGGATCTGCAACTTAGATGGTTTGCCTTTTTTTCTTTTCAGCTTATGCCAGGGCCTGGAGTGGATGACCTCGAGGGCGGGGCTAAGATAGCCCCTTCTCCCTAGTTGGATGTTGAACTGACTGACTACCGTTCTCACCTATCTGGTGGCATCCCAGCCTCTCCCTATTGGCTTCTTAAAAAcataaaccccccccaaaaaatttgaTTTTGAGCTTAAGGCTGCACGGGAAGCAAGTGTTGCGTCTCTCCCCGCTACATCAACTTGACCTTACGTGGGTTGTGTTCATtcggcaccaaacagaagaaaacaagcCAAAACAGGGAGGGACTTACAGAACTTGTCCAATTAGAAATGCTCCTTTCCATTGTcctttgcaaaacgttttgctacggtgtgctgTAATGAATACCACACTATTATAAGGTCCTTGTTAACTGGACCCTCTTACTAAACCACATGGACTTTTTGCTACCTGGATGTGGTCAAGCTGATGGTAAACTGCAGTAGAACCACAGCCAGAAAGAACACTTCTCTAAGACTGGAATACTAAGTGTCCACTTGAAGCGATGGACacaccatcaccactacatatcaTGATTATATATCATAATGCCATATTAGGACCTGGATTAACATTTAGGTCTCTTAAATGTTCTGTGCGGACGTGTTTCTTCAATCATGTATTCATTTGTCTGTCTATTTTGATGCCTACTATACCAAACAGTGTCTACCTACTCACTTATGGTAGTCGGGTTAACTTACTTAGGTTAGGGAAAGGAAGGGGTTTTAATCATGGTGAATGGACACCGGGTAGTATCAGTAACACAATGGTATTCTATGTCGGTTACAGTAGTGGAAGTCTGTTACAATACATGTGTTTTGGTTTAGGCTTATGTGTGCAGGATGGCATATTCGAGACTTTTAACTactttttgatgtatttttttatttcacggtGAGTTGTCATCGGGGCTTATTGTACATGGTCTCCGTCTGTTTCATAAGCTATAAAGGTGGTGGTTGTTCTGAACTCACAAAAGGACTAGTTGGTACTGTAACCGTGGTTGAAGAAGTGAGTCTGGGGGCACGTccaaaatggcacactattccctatatagtgcactacttttaaccagtgtCCAGAGggttctgttcaaaagtagtgcgctatatagggaatagggtgcggttTGGGATGCATACTGGGTACAAGCCTCGTGATGCTTTGACTGGGAGCCACTGTATTATTATTGGGAATAGTCGTATAGCATTTGACTTCTCAAGCAAATGTCCCTGGGATCTGTTTTCCTTAGCACTCATTCACACCGGAAACAAATGGAGTGCTGAGCGATCTaccaaaatgtttattttgttttttaaacCGCTAATTGACCAATgttggttcaattatttgaattccatgtaATTTGTCCCTGTGAGCTAAATGCCCACATTTCACAGTTTCTCCACAGATAAATAAGATCAAGCCCGATCTGTGCGATGTTGTattttccaacaggccaatattcaacatagtttagtgcagaaaacgtgataattaactacaatgaccattaTCCATAATCCTACTTTTCCGGTCTGTTCCCTGACTCTACGGTCTGTTACTCCTGCTATGTTAGGTTAGTGTGGGGCAGACACTTAGACCGAGAAATGCATGatcaagagggatagagagcagttgcttcgtgaggtatctctacctgaaaatacatgtatctaagtgattgatagtatgtcttatttactttgaagaactactaaaatagtgatttttgtCAGACAgcgtag containing:
- the LOC139531994 gene encoding ADP-ribosylation factor-like protein 5B; its protein translation is MGLIFAKLWSFFCNQEHKVIIVGLDNAGKTTILYQFLMNEVVHTSPTIGSNVEEIVVKNTHFLMWDIGGQESLRSSWNTYYSNTEFIILVVDSTDRERLVISKEELYKMLAHEDLRKAALLIFANKQDMKDCMSAAEISKYLTLSSIKDHPWHIQSCCALTGEGLCQGLEWMTSRAGLR